DNA from Candidatus Binatia bacterium:
AGATTCGAAGGCATCGAGCCTCAGCTCCTCCAGGATGTCGTGGACGTCCTCGACCAGCCGCGCCCCGTCCTTTAGGAGGGAGTGCGGACCCTTTGAGCGGGGCGCCCCCGCCGGCCCGGGCACGGCGAAGACCTCGCGTCCCTGCTCCGCAGCCTGCCGCGCGGTGATGAGGGAGCCGCTTCGTTCGGTCGCCTCGACCACGACGACGCCTAGCGAGAGGCCGCTGATCAACCGGTTCCGCCGCGGGAAGTGGTACGCACGCGGCTCCATCCCCGGCGGCCATTCGCTCACGATCAGGCCCCGCTCGAGAATCTCCTCTCGGATGCGGCGGTTCCTCCGTGGATACACGACGTCGGTCCCACCCCCGACGACGGCCACGGTCACGCCCCCCGCCTCGAGCGCTCCCGCGTGCGCGGCCCCGTCGATGCCCAGGGCGAGGCCACTCACGACCGCGACACCCGCTGCTGCCAGATCCCGACCGAGGCTCCGTGCCGTCGCCAGGCCCTGCGCAGTCGCATCGCGCGCACCGACGATCGCGACCGCGAGCCCACCGAGCCCAGCGCCCCATGCCCCGCACCCTTCGACGAAGAGGACGTCCGGCGGGTCGAAGATGTGGCGCAGGGGCCCGGGGTACTGCTCGTCTTCGATCGATACGGCGACGCCACGCGCTCGGTCCTGTGCCATTTCACCTCCACACGCCCGGTCGGGCGGGACTCGGATCCACCGGAGACGGTAGGCGCACGGCACGTGCGCGGCCATGTGGCAGGTGACAAGAATCCAGCCGGCCGGTAGACCGAGGCCATGCCCACCCCGGGAGACATTCTGTCGAACATGCCCGAGCAGTTCGACGCCGAGGCCGCGCGCGGCCTGAACGTCGTCGTCCAGTTTCACCTCGGCGGTCCCGACGGGGGAACGCATCATGTGGTCATCCACGACGGCACCATCGAGGTCGCACGAGGTGCTCACCAGAAACCGACGATGAGCCTCACCCTCGAAGGCTCCGACTTCGTCGCGCTCGCAACCGGCGAGCTTCGGCTTCAGCTCGCCTTCATGAACCGCAAGGTGCAGATCGCCGGGGATCTCGGCATGGCCTCGAAGCTGCTCGCCATCCTCGGGATCGGTCGCCGATGATCAGCCGACGTCGAGCCGGAACACCCGCGCGCGCGCGCGCCTAGCCGGATCGTACTCGACCCACTTCTCCGCCGGTACGTCGTCGGCCGTGTGCTGGGTGAAGCCGTTGCGCCCGAAGAATCGCGCCGCCCTCTCCGACGTCGTGACCGCAAAGACGTACGCCATTTTTCGTCGCCCAGCTTCGAGCAGGAGGCGCTTCACCAGACGCCCGCCGATGCCCTCCCCTTTGAAGCGCGTGAAGGCATAGAGCGCGCTGATCTCGCCGACCGACGCACGACCGTCTTTCCACTTACGGAGCGCGCCGACACCCGCGAGATGCCCGGCCCCGACCCAGACGCCGAACCCGTCGAGAAGAACCTCGGCCATCTGGTCGGCGGTGCGCGGCTTCAGGAGCCCTTCTTTCTGGCCGCGCGCGATCAACCGCTCGACCTCGTGGAAGTCGTCGACCGCCAGCGGTTCGACGTGGCAGTGATCGTCTCGTGAGATGAAGGTGCCCGACCCCTCGTAGGTGAACAGCTCGCGGGCGAGGCCATCGATCTTGCACAGGTTGACCGACGACACGCCACTATCGAGCACCTGATCGATCTCGGTCAGAAGACCCCGCCGATGCCCGAAGCCCTGGAACTCCGCCTCACCGACGGCCAGCAGGGCATCCAGGCTGGAACCGTCGAGGTAGGACAGGGAGCGCTTCCCGCGTTTCTGAACGAGCCCACCGACCCGGTCGATGAGCACGAGCTTCGAGACGCGAAAACCCGACGCGACGCGGCACGCCATCTCCAGAGCAGGCGCCTCCCCCACGACGAGACACAGCGGACGGACCCGCAGGATCCTCCAAACATCGACGAGGCGATCGGCCTCGGCCTGATCCCAGGCGACGACGTCGGACCGACCGCCGGCGGGCGGACCACGCCGGGATCGACGAGACGGGGCCCGCGGCAAGCCGAGCCACCGACGCCACAGAGCGGCCGGATCGCTCTGGGTCCGGGGACTGCTTTTCGGCGCCGCCGATGCCGGGGCGTTCCCCACAACCAGGACGACCCCGGCTCCGCACCCCAGAAGATCTCGGACGACCGTGGCCAGGCGCCGGCGAGAGCCGACCGCCTGCAACACCTCCCGATCGGCGGCGAGCACCAGGGTGCGGCCCCGGAACTCCTCGAGATAAAAATCCTTCTCGGCGAACGCGGCCACGGCCGAGGCGATTATCACATGGGCCGCGGAAATGCGCACCCGCGTTGTGTTCCCGACAACACGGACGTAGAACCAGCGTCTCTTGAGAACAGGCGTGCATTTCCTGGTTGCCGTCTTGATCGCGACGACACTGTTCGAACAGACGGCTTGGGCCACTCCTGGTGGTGTGGTGGCCGCAGAGAACGCGATCGCGGCCGAGGTCGGTATTGCCGTCCTCGACGAAGGTGGCTCCGCCGTCGACGCGGCCATCGCGGCGTCGCTGGCGGCCTGCGTCGTCCACTCCACATCCTGCGGCATCGGGGGCGGCGGATTCATGGTCGTCTACGATGCGACCACCAAGAAGAGCGTCGCTCTCGATTACCGCGAAGTTGCGCCCGCCGCGGTGAGCGAGTCGCTCTATCTCGAGAACGGCAAGTACGTTCGCGAGCGAAGTCGGCTCGGCCCCCACGCGATCGGCGTCCCCGGGGAGATTGCCGGGCTCGCCGCTGCGCATGCCCGCTTCGGCCGTCTGCCGTGGAGCCGCCTAGTCGCTCCCGCAGCCCGCCTCGCCCGAGAGGGCTTCCCGGTCACCGCCCACATGGGGAGGAAGCTCGCATCGAGCCGGGACGGCCTCGCCAAGGACCCCGAACTCGCCGCCCTCTTCCTGAACCCGGACGGCTCCGCCCCAAAGGAAGGCGAAACCCTCCGACTCACGGCACTCGCAGACACGCTCGATGCGGTCGCGAAGGACGGCCCCGAGGCCTTCTACTCGGGCAAGGTCGCACACTCGATCGCGAAGAGCGTGCGAGATGCCGGCGGCGTGATGACCGAGAAGGACCTTGCCGACTACGAGCCGGTTTGGAGAGAGCCGCTCGAGACGACGTACCGAGGAAGCACGATCTACACGATGCCCCCGCCCAGCGCCGGCGGCACCGCCGTAGTCCTCGCGCTCGATACGTTGTCGGGAATG
Protein-coding regions in this window:
- a CDS encoding SCP2 sterol-binding domain-containing protein encodes the protein MPTPGDILSNMPEQFDAEAARGLNVVVQFHLGGPDGGTHHVVIHDGTIEVARGAHQKPTMSLTLEGSDFVALATGELRLQLAFMNRKVQIAGDLGMASKLLAILGIGRR
- the dprA gene encoding DNA-processing protein DprA; protein product: MAQDRARGVAVSIEDEQYPGPLRHIFDPPDVLFVEGCGAWGAGLGGLAVAIVGARDATAQGLATARSLGRDLAAAGVAVVSGLALGIDGAAHAGALEAGGVTVAVVGGGTDVVYPRRNRRIREEILERGLIVSEWPPGMEPRAYHFPRRNRLISGLSLGVVVVEATERSGSLITARQAAEQGREVFAVPGPAGAPRSKGPHSLLKDGARLVEDVHDILEELRLDAFESCAEPEEEAAGAAALLAAIGEGALTVDEMVVRAHRSVEEIWADLLDLEVRGRIVRGPGGRFAQASGPRA